The proteins below come from a single Carnobacterium divergens DSM 20623 genomic window:
- a CDS encoding MarR family winged helix-turn-helix transcriptional regulator, giving the protein MENYSFDINMKLKRVNRLHKIKGDKELNELGIHVGQSFILEVIYMKKSCTQKEIADYLKISTSSITNPIKRLEEKKLIKKQQSKTDLRYNVITLTKEGTLTIKQMLSTINEIEQTMIKDFSPEEVNQLNDFFNRMIYNLQPEGSLEELQKEEYGNMYAESIEVNHKNDNR; this is encoded by the coding sequence ATGGAAAATTATTCTTTTGATATTAATATGAAGCTAAAGCGAGTCAATCGTTTGCATAAGATTAAGGGCGACAAGGAACTAAACGAATTAGGCATTCATGTAGGACAATCTTTTATATTAGAAGTAATCTATATGAAAAAAAGTTGTACACAAAAGGAAATTGCCGATTATTTGAAAATTTCAACGTCTTCTATTACCAATCCTATTAAACGGTTAGAAGAAAAGAAGCTAATAAAAAAACAGCAGTCAAAAACGGATTTGCGCTACAATGTGATTACATTGACCAAAGAAGGTACGCTTACTATTAAGCAAATGTTAAGCACCATCAATGAGATTGAACAAACGATGATTAAAGATTTTTCACCAGAGGAAGTGAACCAATTAAACGATTTTTTTAATCGAATGATTTATAATTTACAACCAGAAGGAAGCTTAGAGGAGCTTCAAAAAGAAGAATACGGCAATATGTATGCCGAGAGTATTGAGGTGAATCATAAAAATGACAACAGATAA
- a CDS encoding MDR family MFS transporter, which translates to MTTDKIKVSTLIAIVASAMLTFMGIVSETALNVAFPILMKEFNVTSATIQWLTTGYLLVVAILVPISPMLVKRYPTKRLFQAAVVIFTVGTIICGFAMSFPMLLLGRLIQAIGTGISLPLMFNLILALIPMHKRGVIMGIAGLVTSFAPAIGPTYGGIVVTSIGWQSIFLILLPLLVIALVAGSLTIQSISTIEKQKIDFLSIGLSIVAFSGVIYGFSLAGETGWLHLGVMGSLGIGVIGLALFSIRQLKIDVPLINLAVFKFPMFTLGLIQVFLLMMIVLGNSFLLPTFSESVFGVNATVAGFMLLPGAAISAILAPIAGKILDNSGPRVVISFGAFLLAVATGLCVLFTNQLTTILMGSLYLLLMIGVAFVYVPSQTNALNQLPQKYNSDGTAIINTLQQVSGAIGTSLVAGLLTASQQKITDSANHLSKEQLMIEGGHNAFLLMFVIAVIGFVLSFGLKKNK; encoded by the coding sequence ATGACAACAGATAAAATTAAAGTAAGTACCTTAATTGCGATTGTCGCATCAGCGATGTTGACTTTTATGGGGATTGTTTCGGAAACGGCATTAAATGTTGCTTTTCCAATTTTAATGAAAGAATTTAATGTAACCAGTGCAACGATTCAGTGGTTAACAACAGGCTATTTATTAGTCGTCGCTATTTTAGTTCCTATTTCACCAATGTTGGTGAAACGTTATCCCACAAAGCGCTTATTTCAAGCTGCGGTAGTGATTTTCACGGTAGGGACTATAATTTGTGGCTTTGCAATGAGTTTTCCGATGTTATTATTGGGGCGTCTGATTCAAGCGATTGGGACAGGTATTTCCTTACCTTTAATGTTTAACTTAATTTTAGCTTTAATTCCAATGCATAAGCGGGGCGTGATTATGGGAATTGCAGGACTTGTTACGAGCTTTGCACCTGCGATTGGACCGACTTATGGAGGGATTGTGGTAACATCAATTGGCTGGCAATCGATTTTTCTTATTTTATTGCCGCTGTTGGTAATTGCCTTAGTAGCCGGAAGTTTAACGATTCAATCAATTTCAACAATTGAAAAACAAAAGATTGATTTTCTTTCAATTGGGTTATCAATTGTTGCTTTTTCGGGAGTTATTTACGGATTTAGCTTAGCAGGTGAAACAGGCTGGTTGCATCTGGGAGTTATGGGTTCTTTAGGTATTGGTGTGATTGGGTTAGCCTTATTTTCAATCCGTCAGCTTAAAATTGATGTCCCATTGATTAATTTAGCTGTGTTTAAGTTTCCGATGTTTACGCTAGGGTTAATACAAGTCTTTTTATTGATGATGATTGTTTTAGGAAATTCCTTTTTATTGCCGACCTTTTCTGAAAGTGTGTTTGGCGTAAATGCGACAGTGGCAGGATTTATGCTGTTACCAGGTGCAGCAATTAGTGCGATTTTAGCACCAATTGCTGGGAAAATTCTAGACAATTCAGGTCCACGGGTTGTCATTTCATTTGGAGCCTTTCTATTAGCTGTTGCTACAGGGTTATGTGTGCTATTTACGAATCAATTAACAACGATTTTGATGGGCAGCTTGTATTTGCTCCTAATGATTGGTGTAGCATTTGTATATGTTCCTTCTCAAACGAATGCTTTGAATCAATTGCCACAAAAGTACAATTCAGATGGAACTGCGATTATCAATACTTTACAACAAGTCTCTGGTGCGATTGGAACCTCATTAGTAGCAGGATTATTAACAGCTAGTCAACAAAAAATAACTGATTCAGCTAACCATTTATCAAAAGAACAATTGATGATTGAAGGAGGGCATAATGCCTTCTTACTGATGTTTGTCATTGCTGTGATTGGATTTGTTTTAAGTTTTGGACTGAAAAAGAATAAATAA